A stretch of Orientia tsutsugamushi DNA encodes these proteins:
- a CDS encoding UbiX family flavin prenyltransferase, which produces MYKQNNIVVAITGASGAIFGIKALELLKNHGIATHLIISKAAALTISIETKFTIKDVIKLSTFYYKNSDIAAAISSGSFKTCGMIVAPCSAKTLTSIAQGYEDNLIVRAASVNLKERRRLVLMFRESPYHITHLENMSKVTNIGGIIVPPVPAFYNKPADIEDIIEYSVGRALDLFDLDINLNRWKS; this is translated from the coding sequence ATGTATAAACAAAATAATATTGTTGTTGCTATTACTGGAGCATCTGGAGCAATATTTGGTATTAAAGCTCTGGAGTTGCTAAAAAATCATGGTATTGCTACTCATTTAATTATCTCTAAGGCAGCTGCATTAACTATCTCAATTGAAACTAAGTTTACAATTAAGGATGTTATAAAGCTATCTACTTTTTATTATAAAAATTCTGATATTGCAGCTGCAATATCTAGTGGGTCATTTAAAACTTGTGGTATGATTGTTGCTCCTTGTAGTGCTAAAACGTTAACTTCTATTGCTCAAGGATATGAAGATAATTTAATTGTAAGAGCAGCATCTGTTAATCTAAAGGAAAGACGACGCTTAGTATTAATGTTTCGAGAATCTCCATATCACATAACACATTTGGAAAATATGAGCAAGGTAACGAATATTGGAGGAATAATAGTACCACCTGTACCTGCATTTTACAATAAACCAGCAGATATTGAAGATATTATTGAATACTCTGTTGGCAGAGCACTTGATTTATTTGACTTAGATATTAACCTTAATAGGTGGAAATCATAA
- a CDS encoding transporter associated domain-containing protein produces MQLKPLDKKAKKHVIAHYVTTLKNWCFQILSRFRLMYNAKYRELYHIIQDLEINGNKMSIREQMLLGNFLKCYNKSLEEIMIPRSDIKAIKLPLTLDKLKSIITHTYHTRILVYENNLDTILGFVHIRDLLSILLDDKNFTLNSILRQPIIAAQSMKVLDLLSVMQRKKTYISIVVDEYGGTDGIVTTEDIIEKIFDGIDQEDSSYFDARPEFIYQVVDQQTIITSARVRIETLEKAIGIQLKQEEDECNTIGGLVLTRIGHMPSVGFVVNINKNIQAEIVDATPRILKQIKLTIQDYEKSNIL; encoded by the coding sequence ATGCAACTTAAACCTTTAGATAAAAAAGCAAAAAAGCACGTTATTGCCCATTATGTAACAACATTAAAAAACTGGTGTTTCCAAATTTTAAGCAGGTTTCGGCTTATGTATAATGCTAAGTATAGGGAATTATATCATATTATTCAGGACCTTGAAATTAATGGTAATAAGATGTCTATAAGAGAGCAGATGTTACTCGGCAATTTCCTAAAATGCTATAACAAAAGCTTAGAAGAGATCATGATACCTAGATCTGATATTAAAGCAATTAAACTACCACTTACTCTTGATAAGTTAAAATCAATCATTACTCATACTTATCATACTCGTATATTAGTATATGAGAATAATCTTGATACTATTCTTGGGTTTGTACATATAAGAGATTTACTGTCTATATTGCTGGATGATAAGAACTTTACATTAAACTCCATTTTACGCCAACCTATTATTGCTGCTCAATCAATGAAAGTACTAGATTTGCTATCTGTTATGCAAAGAAAAAAAACATATATATCAATAGTAGTTGATGAATATGGTGGAACAGATGGCATAGTAACTACTGAAGATATTATAGAAAAAATATTTGATGGCATTGATCAGGAAGATAGTAGTTACTTTGATGCAAGGCCAGAATTTATATATCAAGTAGTTGATCAGCAAACTATTATTACAAGTGCGAGAGTAAGAATTGAAACATTAGAAAAAGCTATTGGCATTCAATTAAAACAAGAAGAAGATGAATGTAATACTATTGGTGGACTAGTACTTACTAGAATAGGACATATGCCATCTGTAGGTTTTGTTGTAAACATTAACAAAAATATACAAGCTGAAATTGTTGATGCTACTCCTCGTATATTAAAACAAATTAAATTGACTATTCAAGATTACGAAAAATCTAATATCTTATAG
- a CDS encoding polyprenyl synthetase family protein produces the protein MSEVNNVILNCISSSQEQLIYEVGTYFFNAGGKRIRPMLTIIISKLFNYHGLSHYYLAAAVELIHSATLLHDDVVDESKMRRSHPTVHLKWDTKTSILIGDFLFSQSFKLMIKSNSIKALKSFSLSFNTIIRGEVKQLTQLHGKKIITEDEYFRVIQAKTAELFGTSCEIAAIISNQSAPTCLLVKTFGIKLGLIFQIVDDVLDYFGNSDSLGKNVGDDFMEGKVTLPIIMAYNCASSQNERDFWHRIFLNQEQKEDDFKYALSLLYTHNILALIKQKISQLEQQVYDIITKLNISLEYKDYLENLTKYIINRIK, from the coding sequence ATGTCTGAAGTAAATAATGTTATATTAAACTGCATTTCTTCATCTCAAGAGCAATTAATTTATGAAGTTGGGACATATTTTTTTAATGCAGGAGGTAAAAGAATACGTCCTATGTTGACTATTATTATCAGTAAGTTATTTAATTACCATGGGCTATCTCACTATTATCTAGCTGCAGCTGTTGAACTCATTCATTCAGCTACATTGTTACACGATGATGTAGTTGATGAAAGCAAAATGCGAAGATCACATCCTACTGTTCATCTTAAATGGGATACTAAAACCAGCATATTAATTGGCGATTTTTTATTTAGTCAATCGTTTAAGTTGATGATTAAGAGCAATTCTATAAAAGCACTTAAAAGTTTTTCATTATCATTTAATACTATTATTAGAGGGGAAGTTAAACAGTTAACACAATTACATGGCAAAAAAATCATTACTGAAGATGAGTATTTTAGAGTAATACAAGCTAAAACTGCAGAACTATTTGGTACTTCATGTGAAATTGCTGCTATAATTTCTAATCAAAGTGCACCAACATGCCTACTAGTTAAAACATTTGGCATTAAATTAGGGCTAATTTTTCAAATAGTAGATGATGTATTAGATTATTTTGGCAACTCAGATAGTTTAGGTAAAAATGTTGGAGATGATTTTATGGAGGGGAAAGTAACATTACCAATAATCATGGCATATAATTGCGCTTCTTCACAGAATGAAAGAGATTTTTGGCATAGAATATTCTTGAATCAAGAACAAAAAGAAGATGATTTTAAGTACGCTTTAAGTCTTTTATATACACACAACATTTTAGCATTAATAAAACAAAAAATTTCTCAATTAGAACAACAAGTATACGATATTATTACTAAGTTAAATATAAGTTTAGAATATAAAGATTACCTAGAAAATCTAACTAAATATATTATTAATAGAATAAAATAA
- a CDS encoding Npt1/Npt2 family nucleotide transporter — MTPYYLLCYLLSWATIRSSISFNLSKIFNHVWPVHRCELPRFLLMTALMFCILLIQNLIRALKDSIVLTMIGAETTSFLKIWGVLPAACLMTIIYIKLVSVVKNEKVFYIILLTFLTFFFAFGFIIFPNHQYLHLNDQSIQALVSKFPHFRWIILMFAKWSFSLFYIISELWPNAVFALLYWQFVNMVTTVEQSRRFYVLFSLFGQTGLYISGTLISFLPSMSNYFITHYDLQCSKTTVYIQIVISIVLLLGSLSMLIFAILNAYIIKIDDVSFKFKSNKMSILDGIKTALESRYIRLIITLLICYGIAINLVEAPWKYKAATLYQTPEEYNAFVGSYLSYTGICTILFVLVGSNIVRYFGWKTAAMITPIMLFSTGTIFFITSSFNTSFPLFELICPAIDPLSIAITTGATLNILTKSSKYTFFDSTKEMAYVPLDNELKSKGKATADVMGIKLGKSASALIQSLTFTLIPTATYQSITPYLMFIFIIICIVWMWVIKELNKEYLKLIS, encoded by the coding sequence ATGACCCCTTACTATTTATTGTGCTATCTTCTTTCATGGGCTACAATTAGAAGCTCTATTTCTTTTAATCTCAGTAAAATATTTAATCATGTATGGCCAGTACATCGATGTGAACTGCCAAGGTTTTTACTAATGACCGCCCTAATGTTTTGCATACTTTTGATTCAAAATTTAATTAGAGCTTTAAAAGATAGTATAGTACTTACTATGATTGGTGCTGAAACAACTTCTTTTTTGAAAATCTGGGGTGTATTACCAGCAGCATGCTTAATGACAATAATTTATATTAAATTAGTCAGTGTTGTTAAGAATGAAAAAGTATTTTACATCATATTATTAACATTTTTAACATTTTTTTTTGCTTTTGGATTTATTATTTTTCCAAACCACCAATACTTACATTTAAATGATCAAAGCATTCAAGCTCTAGTTTCTAAATTTCCACATTTTCGCTGGATTATCTTAATGTTTGCAAAATGGAGCTTTTCACTTTTTTATATTATTTCTGAATTATGGCCTAATGCTGTTTTTGCGCTATTATACTGGCAATTTGTTAATATGGTAACTACAGTTGAGCAGTCAAGAAGATTTTATGTTTTATTTAGCTTATTTGGCCAAACTGGGTTATATATTTCTGGTACACTGATATCCTTTTTACCATCAATGAGTAACTACTTTATTACTCATTATGATTTACAATGCAGTAAAACTACTGTTTATATTCAAATTGTAATATCTATTGTTCTACTACTAGGTAGTCTTTCTATGCTTATTTTTGCAATATTAAACGCTTACATAATTAAAATTGATGATGTGAGTTTTAAGTTTAAGTCTAATAAAATGTCAATATTAGATGGCATAAAAACAGCACTTGAATCTAGATATATTAGGCTTATTATTACATTATTAATATGTTATGGCATAGCTATTAATTTAGTTGAGGCGCCTTGGAAGTATAAAGCTGCTACTTTATATCAAACTCCAGAAGAATATAATGCTTTTGTTGGTTCTTATTTAAGCTATACTGGTATTTGTACTATATTGTTTGTTTTAGTTGGATCAAATATTGTGCGATATTTTGGATGGAAAACGGCAGCAATGATTACTCCAATTATGTTATTTTCAACAGGGACAATATTCTTTATAACTTCAAGCTTTAATACTTCATTTCCTTTGTTTGAGCTAATCTGCCCTGCAATTGATCCACTGAGTATAGCAATTACCACTGGGGCAACATTAAATATTCTAACTAAGTCTAGTAAATATACTTTCTTTGACTCAACTAAAGAAATGGCATATGTTCCTCTTGATAATGAGTTAAAAAGTAAAGGTAAAGCTACAGCTGACGTAATGGGAATAAAACTCGGTAAATCTGCTAGCGCATTAATTCAATCATTAACTTTTACACTTATTCCTACTGCTACTTACCAATCTATAACTCCTTATTTAATGTTTATATTTATAATAATATGTATAGTATGGATGTGGGTAATTAAAGAATTAAACAAAGAATATTTAAAGTTAATTAGCTAA
- a CDS encoding type IV secretion system DNA-binding domain-containing protein: protein MEKNSEQWLPWNDCFEAADFHDIASSFNNYTHKIDDFFTKNAELVLSEALKLYQDDKDIIKLIHTIIYSDNRQFAKAFRNTAVSGIISESALETSAGIQSTLGKNITSLQYLKPGGNFSIKEWFSNSNETGWLFITANPNQRAALCPLISAWISIAIKALMCRNPNHDNKNMWFILDELPALQKVSSLPVALAESRKYGGCFVAGLQNIHQLEAIYGAAECDSMLDLFNSKFIFRVSDQVTAYKSALTLGEQEIIETQENLSYGSNTMRDGVNMNNVERKKILVMPSEIMNLPDLTCYVKLAGNFPITKLTMQLQNLNTAFVCEYKLLKKLKLVEY from the coding sequence TTGGAAAAAAATAGTGAGCAATGGTTGCCTTGGAATGATTGTTTTGAAGCAGCTGATTTTCATGATATAGCTAGTAGTTTTAATAATTATACCCATAAAATTGATGACTTTTTTACTAAAAATGCTGAATTAGTCTTGTCTGAAGCGTTGAAGCTATATCAGGATGATAAAGATATCATAAAACTAATTCATACAATCATTTACTCTGATAATAGACAATTTGCAAAAGCTTTTAGAAACACAGCTGTATCAGGTATTATAAGTGAAAGCGCGCTTGAAACTTCTGCAGGAATTCAATCTACTCTTGGAAAGAATATTACTTCGCTACAATATTTAAAGCCTGGAGGTAATTTTAGCATCAAGGAATGGTTTAGTAATTCGAATGAAACTGGCTGGCTATTTATCACAGCTAACCCAAATCAAAGAGCTGCTTTATGCCCACTTATTTCAGCTTGGATAAGCATAGCTATCAAGGCTTTGATGTGTAGAAATCCTAATCATGATAACAAAAACATGTGGTTTATACTTGATGAACTTCCAGCTCTACAAAAAGTTTCGTCTTTACCAGTTGCTTTGGCTGAAAGTAGAAAGTATGGAGGCTGCTTTGTTGCTGGATTGCAGAACATTCATCAATTAGAAGCAATATATGGGGCTGCTGAATGTGATTCTATGCTGGATTTGTTTAATAGTAAATTTATTTTTCGAGTTAGCGATCAGGTTACAGCCTATAAATCAGCATTAACACTAGGTGAGCAAGAGATAATTGAAACTCAAGAGAACTTGTCATATGGATCAAATACTATGCGAGATGGGGTAAATATGAATAATGTTGAGCGTAAAAAGATTTTAGTTATGCCATCTGAAATTATGAACCTACCAGACCTTACATGTTATGTAAAGCTTGCCGGTAACTTTCCCATCACAAAACTAACCATGCAGCTACAAAACTTAAATACAGCCTTTGTTTGTGAATATAAATTGCTCAAAAAACTTAAATTAGTAGAGTATTAA
- the apaG gene encoding Co2+/Mg2+ efflux protein ApaG translates to MNIENHQFNGFHALTADILVTVRPAFYPEASNRLRSIYVWLYNVRIKNLRQNPVQLLSRYWKIYDSSSTVEETEGEGVVGQQPVLNSMEVFEYVSQTRLFTNSGLMKGKYTMLDKSSLEKFKVTIPTFSFDVDLLNPKFKN, encoded by the coding sequence ATGAATATAGAGAATCATCAATTTAATGGATTTCATGCTTTAACAGCTGATATATTGGTAACTGTAAGGCCAGCTTTTTATCCTGAAGCATCTAATAGATTACGTTCTATATATGTATGGCTATATAATGTCCGAATCAAAAACTTAAGACAGAATCCTGTACAATTATTAAGTAGATATTGGAAAATATATGATTCTAGTAGTACAGTCGAAGAAACAGAAGGAGAAGGAGTAGTAGGACAGCAACCTGTCTTAAATTCTATGGAAGTTTTTGAATATGTAAGCCAAACAAGGTTATTTACTAATTCTGGTCTTATGAAAGGGAAATACACTATGCTAGATAAGTCATCTTTGGAAAAATTCAAAGTTACAATACCAACTTTTTCATTTGATGTTGACCTATTAAATCCCAAGTTTAAAAACTAA
- the ybeY gene encoding rRNA maturation RNase YbeY: MKIKSALIRQHPIWTNHNEINLCYVKKIIKTTLCHNVFVKLQSLQQAEVVILLTNDHEMQNLNFTHRKINKPTNVLSFPDQVLDWHNLSTLDIHDNYIYLGDIAFGYNTIAKEAVEQQKTFINHFTHLLIHAILHLLGFDHQHDSEAIIMEELEVNLLAKFSIASPY; this comes from the coding sequence ATGAAGATTAAATCTGCTCTTATTCGACAACATCCAATCTGGACCAATCATAATGAAATTAACTTATGTTATGTAAAAAAAATTATAAAAACAACTCTATGCCATAACGTTTTTGTGAAGTTACAGTCACTTCAGCAAGCTGAAGTTGTAATTTTATTAACTAATGATCATGAAATGCAGAACTTAAATTTTACTCATAGAAAAATTAATAAACCAACAAATGTTCTATCATTTCCAGATCAAGTTCTTGATTGGCACAATTTATCTACTTTAGACATACATGATAACTATATTTATTTAGGAGACATTGCATTTGGATATAATACAATTGCTAAAGAAGCAGTAGAACAACAAAAAACTTTTATTAACCATTTTACTCATTTGCTAATACATGCAATATTACATTTACTAGGGTTTGATCATCAACACGACAGTGAAGCTATAATTATGGAAGAGTTAGAAGTTAATTTACTTGCTAAATTTAGTATAGCATCACCATATTAG
- the ftsY gene encoding signal recognition particle-docking protein FtsY: protein MSSWLNKLTAAVSKTTNKLTVQITKLFSEKTITKESIEQLEEVLLSADFGVTATNNIIENFKTIKFNKNIQLDDIKSELAKSIIKFAFPNGNPELHIKPDVLNVMIICGINGNGKTTTIGKLSHYYNLQGQKIAIAACDTFRAAATEQLEIWANRSGSYLFKGNPGADPASVAYQAVSWAIDNKINILFIDTAGRLHNHKNLMDQLKKIKKVVNQYHNSSSICYTLLTLDATNGQNAFTQVEQFQDIVLLDGVIITKLDSTSKAGVAIGIAEKFKIPIYFVGIGEQIDDIKEFNASDFVNAILAGLTQKNKNM from the coding sequence ATGTCATCCTGGCTTAATAAGCTTACTGCAGCTGTTAGCAAGACAACTAATAAGCTTACAGTACAAATTACTAAACTTTTTTCTGAAAAAACTATAACCAAAGAATCTATTGAACAGCTAGAAGAGGTTTTATTAAGTGCTGATTTTGGTGTTACAGCTACTAATAATATTATCGAAAATTTTAAAACGATTAAATTTAATAAGAATATTCAGTTAGATGATATTAAATCAGAGCTAGCAAAATCAATTATAAAATTTGCTTTTCCAAACGGAAATCCTGAACTACATATTAAGCCAGATGTACTTAATGTAATGATTATATGTGGAATTAATGGTAATGGTAAAACTACAACTATTGGTAAATTATCACATTACTATAACTTGCAAGGACAAAAAATAGCTATAGCTGCTTGTGATACTTTTAGGGCTGCAGCAACAGAGCAGCTAGAAATATGGGCAAATAGGTCAGGTAGCTATCTATTTAAAGGAAATCCAGGAGCAGATCCTGCAAGTGTAGCATATCAAGCTGTTAGTTGGGCAATAGATAATAAAATTAACATATTGTTTATTGATACAGCTGGTAGACTTCATAATCATAAAAATTTAATGGATCAATTAAAAAAGATAAAAAAGGTTGTTAATCAGTATCATAATAGTAGTTCTATATGTTATACTTTACTTACTCTAGATGCTACTAATGGGCAAAATGCCTTTACTCAAGTTGAGCAATTTCAAGATATTGTATTATTAGATGGAGTAATTATTACAAAACTTGATAGTACATCAAAAGCAGGAGTAGCTATAGGGATAGCTGAGAAGTTTAAAATTCCTATTTATTTTGTTGGTATAGGGGAACAAATTGATGATATTAAGGAATTTAATGCTAGTGATTTTGTGAATGCAATATTAGCAGGGCTTACACAAAAGAATAAAAATATGTAG
- a CDS encoding Npt1/Npt2 family nucleotide transporter has translation MQKTNILKRLTKALWPIELHEMKLFMPMALIIFCLLFNFSALRAIKDSLVVPAVGAEVISFLKLWLVLPSAIIFTLTYVKLSNSYSMENIFYIIVTFFLIFFLLFAFIVYPNEMLLHPSEELIKEAIYNYPYLQWIIRICGKWSYAVMYIICELWSVVVINLMYWQFANNMFNIKDAKRFYPALGMIGNLGLIVAGNVLIACANNSEISIASDMFVINSDCAKNSEAIFKHIVIVVTISGIIAILTFKYLNNLVLGKAVIMHNKDNLMNNLKLYNHGRTKLSLKDSIKLILRSEYISRIAIMVICYGLSINILEGPWKAQIKELYPTTQEYITFMGKFNVVMGISCVMFMGMSSSILHKFNWLFPALITPLIIGVTGIIFFLLIITGETASAIFSTVGYSPIYLAVLVGASQNILSKSSKCSLFDATKEIAYIPLDAETKIKGKAAVEVVGAKLGKSGGAFIQFLILTLYPESTISSISAILMGVFILVVLIWLIDVVNLYHKYDDLQQFMEKK, from the coding sequence ATGCAAAAAACTAACATTTTAAAAAGATTGACAAAAGCTCTATGGCCAATAGAACTTCATGAAATGAAGCTATTTATGCCAATGGCTTTAATCATATTTTGCCTATTATTTAACTTTAGTGCCTTAAGAGCAATAAAAGACAGCTTAGTTGTACCTGCAGTAGGAGCTGAAGTTATTAGCTTTTTAAAATTATGGTTAGTGTTACCTTCAGCAATTATATTCACTTTAACATACGTTAAGTTATCTAATAGTTACTCGATGGAAAATATATTTTATATCATAGTAACATTTTTTTTAATATTCTTTTTACTATTTGCTTTTATTGTTTATCCAAATGAAATGTTATTACATCCATCAGAGGAGCTAATTAAAGAAGCAATATATAATTATCCGTATTTACAGTGGATTATTAGAATTTGCGGAAAATGGAGTTATGCTGTGATGTATATTATCTGCGAACTATGGAGTGTCGTAGTGATTAATCTGATGTATTGGCAATTTGCTAATAATATGTTTAATATTAAAGATGCCAAAAGGTTTTATCCAGCTTTAGGCATGATAGGTAATTTAGGGCTAATTGTTGCTGGTAATGTATTAATAGCATGTGCCAATAATTCAGAAATCTCAATAGCATCAGATATGTTTGTAATCAATAGCGACTGTGCTAAAAATTCCGAAGCAATTTTTAAACATATTGTTATTGTTGTTACGATTTCTGGAATTATAGCGATTCTTACCTTTAAGTACTTAAATAACTTAGTATTAGGCAAAGCTGTTATAATGCATAACAAAGATAATCTAATGAATAATCTTAAGCTATATAATCATGGCAGAACTAAATTATCTTTAAAAGATAGTATAAAGTTAATTTTAAGATCTGAATATATTAGTCGAATAGCAATTATGGTAATTTGCTATGGTTTATCAATAAATATTTTGGAAGGCCCATGGAAAGCTCAAATTAAAGAACTATATCCTACAACGCAGGAATACATTACTTTTATGGGCAAGTTTAATGTTGTTATGGGAATATCTTGTGTTATGTTTATGGGAATGAGTAGTAGTATATTACATAAATTTAATTGGTTATTTCCAGCTCTGATTACTCCTTTAATTATCGGAGTGACAGGTATAATATTTTTTCTGTTAATAATTACAGGAGAAACTGCAAGTGCAATTTTTAGCACTGTTGGTTATAGTCCTATTTATTTAGCTGTATTAGTTGGAGCATCGCAAAATATTTTAAGTAAATCAAGTAAATGTTCCTTATTTGATGCAACTAAAGAAATTGCATATATTCCACTGGATGCTGAAACAAAAATCAAAGGAAAAGCTGCAGTTGAGGTAGTAGGAGCAAAACTTGGAAAATCAGGCGGAGCATTTATACAGTTTTTAATTTTAACATTGTATCCAGAATCAACCATTAGCTCTATCTCGGCAATTTTAATGGGAGTATTTATACTAGTAGTTTTAATTTGGTTAATTGACGTTGTAAACCTTTATCATAAATATGATGATTTACAACAATTTATGGAAAAGAAGTAA
- a CDS encoding PleD family two-component system response regulator gives MTAAILVVDDLEYNRKLLETKLLTEYYTVYTAANGQEAIKILKAIKIDVVLLDIVMPGMDGFELCKAIKSNQDTAHIPVIIITALSDIEDKVKGLECGADEFLTKPIEDISLFARVKSLVRMKAVSNQIKLRSITYNQINNNDSEFLNANKVGTTLSFKQSNDFSNSTILIIDDDAIWFNRISEIITCLTKKVELFECINYTDNKNKLLTDLEKIATSLVPDLLIINNQIILEDPLRVYAILRSKDELKQSAFMLLTEDSLENRDYDDISTDKLLKGLEMGINDFFPYSIDNNELLARIKTQLRRKQYQDQLKQDLDNRLNLAAKDGLTNIFNRRYFDSHINQLINDAKDSNKSLFLIMIDFDHFKMVNDTYGHQVGDEVLKASVKIIETNIRVTDLIARYGGEEFIITIYDDDIDQQKAIALANRIKIKIETHNFIISNLKLQLKQTISIGITEYDPPEDANALISRTDKALYNAKHYGRNQVWALFR, from the coding sequence ATGACTGCTGCAATACTTGTTGTTGATGATTTAGAATATAATAGAAAGCTTTTAGAAACAAAGTTATTAACAGAATATTATACTGTATACACCGCTGCTAATGGACAAGAAGCTATTAAAATACTTAAAGCTATTAAAATAGATGTTGTATTACTTGATATTGTGATGCCAGGTATGGATGGCTTTGAACTTTGCAAAGCAATAAAGTCTAATCAAGATACTGCTCATATACCTGTAATCATAATAACTGCGCTATCAGATATTGAGGATAAAGTTAAAGGTCTTGAATGTGGAGCAGATGAATTTTTAACTAAACCAATAGAAGATATTTCTTTATTTGCTAGAGTAAAATCATTAGTGCGTATGAAAGCAGTTTCTAATCAAATAAAACTTCGCAGCATAACTTACAATCAAATTAATAATAATGATTCTGAATTTCTTAACGCTAATAAGGTTGGTACTACACTTAGTTTTAAACAAAGTAATGATTTTTCAAATAGCACAATTTTAATTATTGATGATGATGCTATATGGTTCAATCGCATCTCAGAAATAATAACATGCCTTACTAAAAAAGTTGAGTTATTTGAATGTATAAATTATACAGATAACAAAAATAAGTTATTAACAGATTTAGAGAAAATAGCAACTAGCTTGGTTCCAGATTTATTAATAATTAATAACCAAATTATATTAGAAGATCCATTAAGAGTATATGCAATTTTACGGTCTAAAGATGAATTAAAGCAGTCAGCATTTATGCTGCTAACTGAAGATTCATTGGAAAACAGAGATTATGATGATATTAGTACTGATAAACTACTTAAGGGATTAGAAATGGGAATAAATGATTTCTTTCCTTACTCAATTGACAATAACGAATTACTAGCAAGAATTAAAACTCAATTAAGACGTAAACAATATCAAGATCAACTAAAGCAAGATCTAGATAATAGGTTAAACTTAGCAGCAAAAGATGGATTAACTAATATTTTTAATCGTAGATACTTTGACAGTCATATTAATCAACTTATTAATGATGCTAAAGACAGTAATAAGTCACTGTTTTTAATAATGATAGACTTTGATCATTTTAAAATGGTAAATGACACTTATGGACACCAAGTAGGTGATGAAGTATTAAAGGCTTCTGTCAAAATTATAGAGACTAATATCAGAGTTACTGACTTAATTGCAAGATATGGTGGGGAAGAGTTTATAATTACTATCTACGACGATGATATTGATCAGCAAAAGGCAATAGCATTGGCAAATAGAATTAAAATTAAAATTGAAACACACAATTTTATCATTTCTAATCTAAAACTTCAACTTAAGCAAACCATATCAATAGGAATCACTGAGTACGATCCACCAGAAGATGCTAATGCTTTAATTAGCAGAACTGACAAAGCACTTTATAATGCCAAACATTATGGTAGAAATCAAGTATGGGCTCTATTTAGGTAA
- a CDS encoding TraD N-terminal domain-containing protein, whose amino-acid sequence MNFQNQGNFTRGSQLFAHKLRMFGQGSTNVFTIGLGLSILWIICRLYQKLFLSSLYYFVIERYV is encoded by the coding sequence ATGAATTTTCAGAATCAAGGTAATTTTACTAGGGGATCGCAGTTATTTGCCCATAAGTTAAGAATGTTTGGGCAAGGTAGTACAAATGTTTTTACAATTGGGTTAGGATTATCGATATTATGGATTATATGTCGATTATATCAAAAACTTTTTTTGAGCAGTTTGTATTATTTTGTAATTGAAAGATATGTGTAG
- a CDS encoding ankyrin repeat domain-containing protein codes for MNHSSDVINLLNQNKCTALHYAALHGNIGSIKLLLKYNSKISNLQDICGNTALHYAAARCHIDSVKLLLNHNNLEIELQDYLYIDIINNNALNTYEKEVVELFITHAVKDTLVKILTQKLLHRIQILYKIHQI; via the coding sequence TTGAATCATAGTTCTGATGTTATTAATTTACTTAATCAGAATAAATGTACAGCTTTACATTATGCTGCTTTGCATGGTAACATAGGTAGTATAAAGTTACTGTTAAAGTATAATTCTAAAATTAGTAATTTACAGGATATTTGTGGAAATACTGCTTTGCATTATGCTGCTGCCAGATGTCACATAGACAGTGTAAAGCTTTTGTTGAATCATAATAATCTTGAAATTGAATTACAGGACTATCTTTATATTGATATTATTAATAATAATGCATTAAATACATATGAAAAAGAAGTGGTTGAATTATTCATAACTCATGCTGTAAAAGACACTTTAGTAAAGATATTAACTCAAAAATTGTTACACAGAATACAAATTTTATACAAAATTCACCAAATTTAA